One genomic segment of Humidesulfovibrio mexicanus includes these proteins:
- a CDS encoding tetratricopeptide repeat protein: MERLQGVSQARLISSGYGLWMVWSGSFNNAVGHTLRDHGLVQLVEDPCQSLWLSFTPEVFRAMAKLQIWARLNPLPLFCQVFPVTALVGYDMSLSASVPREIARQQAGVAEDLEVLLHPKLAEAVRGIHGLSLGQAVSMQGLANLGWTPLVADQGLDYSSPTNWYGVIRPLGRLGEREAIAGWRAFFSEVQGVFQRLNIKYLADDAKGFVIFPLESYRQVRQYCVELATLLAELKATQRAYWPCVFAVTEQRGMSFSMDLPHRMGLDWNRLTPDFLHMRYRDGFSLYDAFKVNEVNYGGEQESLDSWCNVTRRQADGQGGQGAIEMPLPRRWLAGAGKECFYCGLKNHTSAQCPSRTMPAFRAQNWVALGRANLSDMALGFKALDEAGDSDKFLGKIGSLLSAQSMEADLVRAVFSIGTPYQPGLLPVLPRVKAREWPLDPEQLNPEEPWPLAEAHFALLSGELDKSKELLRAVCAKSGRSFEAACLEGFVSLEADDHHMAQFYWQEAGRLAETNIQQCYVLFLQARLREVVGEYREALGLYRQVLMGSPKWLEPTYREGVCMVKMGFTGQSLDIFADLVNREPMFFNRILVDLETDRGRVHVLAGLWEPWLEAQVKAKNIGIKVTSLLKELPQWFEEDHAFRKPAQAHLERMDALANTENYVAFREVVRGMDGFTVEMQKQIDEEIKRIKERVGTYAQRLREVQYEAGWFPFPKLLRDFNRDFNHCVQRINWIMTQSLRTADNFRTARRHVPEIEDHLQSLSKRLVSLRIVRDSTLFAMLMGKNFVWIEVVGLALALLTIPVLLYYSTKIASNWVIDGILAQKWAFQKGLIFLVTLFALGLASLLSVLTFEKKKRHLFEADADRRAGQRKATAKPSAKQQAGRAEGKPKDAGEAASKQGGAQSKNAKQKGDGSKSAKPAPKPGAKRSGGK; encoded by the coding sequence TTGGAAAGACTTCAAGGCGTCTCCCAGGCGCGGCTCATCAGCTCGGGCTACGGGTTGTGGATGGTCTGGTCCGGATCGTTCAACAACGCCGTGGGCCACACCCTGCGCGACCATGGGCTGGTGCAGCTTGTGGAGGATCCCTGCCAGAGCTTGTGGCTTTCCTTCACGCCAGAGGTCTTCCGGGCCATGGCCAAGCTGCAGATATGGGCAAGGCTGAATCCGCTTCCTCTGTTCTGTCAGGTCTTTCCCGTCACCGCGCTGGTGGGCTACGACATGAGCCTCTCGGCCTCGGTCCCGCGGGAGATCGCCCGCCAGCAGGCCGGTGTGGCGGAGGATCTGGAGGTGCTGCTGCACCCCAAGCTGGCGGAGGCGGTGCGGGGCATCCATGGGCTGTCGCTGGGGCAGGCCGTGTCCATGCAGGGCTTGGCGAACCTCGGTTGGACGCCGCTGGTGGCCGATCAGGGCCTGGATTATTCCTCGCCGACCAACTGGTACGGCGTCATCCGACCTCTGGGCCGCCTGGGCGAGCGCGAGGCCATCGCCGGCTGGCGGGCCTTCTTCTCCGAGGTCCAGGGCGTGTTCCAGCGTCTGAACATCAAGTATCTGGCCGATGACGCCAAGGGATTCGTCATCTTTCCGTTGGAAAGCTACCGGCAGGTGCGCCAGTATTGCGTGGAGCTCGCCACCCTGCTGGCGGAATTGAAAGCCACCCAGCGGGCCTACTGGCCTTGCGTCTTCGCCGTCACCGAGCAGCGGGGCATGAGTTTTTCCATGGATCTGCCGCACCGCATGGGGCTCGACTGGAACCGGTTGACCCCGGATTTTCTGCATATGCGCTACCGCGACGGGTTCTCCCTCTATGATGCCTTCAAGGTGAACGAGGTGAACTATGGCGGCGAGCAGGAGTCCCTCGACTCCTGGTGCAATGTCACCAGACGGCAGGCCGATGGCCAGGGCGGCCAAGGGGCCATCGAGATGCCGTTGCCACGGCGCTGGCTTGCCGGGGCGGGGAAGGAGTGCTTCTACTGCGGACTGAAGAACCACACGTCCGCCCAATGTCCGTCCAGGACCATGCCCGCCTTCCGGGCGCAGAATTGGGTCGCGTTGGGGCGGGCCAACCTGTCCGACATGGCCTTGGGATTCAAAGCCCTGGACGAGGCCGGAGACTCGGACAAATTCTTGGGGAAGATCGGGTCGCTGCTTTCTGCGCAGAGCATGGAGGCCGACCTCGTGCGGGCCGTGTTTTCCATCGGCACCCCGTACCAGCCCGGACTTCTGCCCGTGCTGCCGCGCGTCAAGGCCAGGGAATGGCCTTTGGATCCCGAGCAGCTGAACCCCGAGGAGCCATGGCCTTTGGCTGAGGCCCATTTTGCCCTGCTTTCGGGCGAATTGGACAAATCCAAGGAATTGCTGCGTGCCGTGTGCGCCAAGAGCGGGCGCAGCTTCGAGGCCGCCTGCCTGGAGGGCTTTGTTTCGCTGGAGGCCGACGATCACCACATGGCCCAGTTCTATTGGCAGGAGGCCGGTCGCTTGGCCGAGACCAACATCCAGCAGTGCTATGTGCTGTTTCTGCAGGCGCGCCTGCGCGAGGTGGTCGGGGAGTACCGCGAGGCCTTGGGTCTCTATCGGCAGGTGCTCATGGGATCCCCAAAGTGGCTGGAGCCCACCTACAGGGAAGGCGTGTGCATGGTCAAAATGGGCTTCACCGGGCAGTCCCTGGACATCTTCGCGGACTTGGTGAACCGCGAGCCCATGTTCTTCAACCGCATTCTGGTGGACCTTGAGACCGACCGCGGCCGCGTGCATGTGCTTGCCGGCCTCTGGGAGCCCTGGCTTGAAGCCCAGGTGAAGGCCAAAAACATCGGAATCAAGGTTACGTCCCTGTTGAAGGAACTGCCCCAATGGTTCGAGGAGGACCACGCCTTCCGCAAACCCGCCCAGGCGCACCTTGAGCGCATGGACGCCCTGGCCAATACGGAGAATTATGTCGCCTTCCGCGAGGTGGTGCGCGGCATGGACGGTTTCACCGTCGAGATGCAGAAGCAGATCGACGAGGAGATCAAGCGCATCAAGGAACGCGTGGGCACCTACGCCCAGCGCCTGCGCGAGGTGCAGTATGAGGCGGGCTGGTTCCCCTTTCCGAAACTGCTGCGAGACTTCAACCGCGACTTCAACCATTGCGTGCAGCGCATCAACTGGATCATGACGCAGTCCCTGCGCACGGCCGACAATTTCCGTACCGCGCGCCGCCACGTGCCGGAGATCGAAGACCATCTGCAGTCCTTGTCCAAGCGATTGGTCTCGTTGCGCATCGTGCGCGACAGCACGCTTTTCGCCATGCTCATGGGCAAGAATTTCGTCTGGATCGAGGTGGTGGGGCTGGCCTTGGCGCTCTTGACCATTCCCGTCCTGCTCTATTATTCAACTAAAATCGCAAGCAATTGGGTCATTGACGGCATTTTGGCCCAGAAATGGGCCTTCCAGAAGGGGCTCATCTTCCTGGTGACGCTGTTCGCCCTGGGTTTGGCCTCGCTGTTGAGCGTTTTGACCTTTGAAAAGAAGAAACGTCATCTCTTCGAGGCCGACGCCGACCGCAGGGCCGGGCAGCGCAAAGCCACGGCGAAGCCTTCCGCGAAGCAGCAGGCCGGGCGTGCGGAGGGGAAGCCAAAGGACGCGGGCGAGGCCGCCTCGAAGCAGGGGGGCGCCCAGTCAAAAAACGCCAAGCAGAAAGGGGACGGGAGCAAGTCCGCCAAACCCGCCCCCAAGCCCGGCGCCAAGCGTTCCGGCGGGAAATAG
- a CDS encoding molybdenum cofactor biosynthesis protein MoaE, producing MDISQAIAELKKQPGFADNVGMVLVHNGTVRGWSRTDHSTVTAIEITPDREKMLAICREIEQRPGIFRVVAHANEGLMHPGDDVLFLIVAGDIRENVKPALSDLLDRIKSEAVTKRELCD from the coding sequence ATGGACATAAGCCAGGCCATCGCAGAACTCAAGAAGCAGCCGGGCTTCGCGGACAACGTGGGCATGGTGCTGGTGCACAACGGAACCGTGCGGGGCTGGTCGCGCACGGACCATTCCACAGTCACCGCCATCGAAATCACGCCGGACCGCGAAAAGATGCTCGCCATCTGCCGGGAGATCGAACAGCGCCCCGGCATCTTCCGCGTTGTGGCCCACGCCAACGAGGGCCTCATGCACCCCGGCGACGACGTGCTCTTCCTCATCGTGGCCGGAGACATCCGCGAAAACGTCAAGCCCGCCCTCTCCGATCTGCTCGACCGCATCAAGAGCGAGGCCGTCACCAAGCGGGAACTCTGTGACTAG
- the mutY gene encoding A/G-specific adenine glycosylase gives MPKPSLPAQTGSAWSFDIATFRRKLLDWFSASARDLPWRRTLVPYHVWLSEIMLQQTQMDRAVGYFQRFVERFPDVASLDAAGEDEVLKLWEGLGYYSRARNLRRAARQIMERHRGVFPVQLSDIRALPGVGPYTAGAIASVAYNEPVPAVDANVLRVFARLLDLDQPVDTPAARRSMESEAAQLLDPEEPRAFNQALMELGALVCRPRKAECQACPVSAFCLAFQRGVVARRPVLRPGPETVRIQMACGVLASRGRILIQKRRADDVWPGLWEFPGGVLEEGERPEDALVRELREETALDVLPGGRIAVVRSSYTRYRITLHGFFCSAAHGVDPEQAFRLNEADEARFVAPDDLRAYAFPSGHARLVAKLLTDLRLEAFLAAD, from the coding sequence GTGCCGAAACCCTCTCTCCCCGCCCAGACCGGAAGCGCCTGGAGCTTCGATATCGCCACGTTCCGCCGGAAGTTGCTCGACTGGTTTTCCGCCAGCGCCCGGGATCTGCCGTGGCGCAGGACGCTGGTCCCCTATCATGTCTGGCTTTCCGAAATCATGCTTCAACAGACGCAGATGGACCGGGCCGTGGGCTATTTTCAGCGTTTTGTGGAGCGATTCCCGGATGTGGCGAGCCTGGACGCCGCGGGCGAGGACGAGGTGCTCAAGCTCTGGGAAGGCCTTGGCTACTACTCGCGCGCGCGCAATCTGCGTCGCGCCGCCCGGCAGATCATGGAGCGCCACCGCGGCGTGTTTCCTGTACAGCTTTCCGACATCCGCGCCCTGCCCGGCGTGGGGCCGTACACGGCCGGGGCCATTGCCAGCGTGGCCTACAACGAGCCCGTGCCCGCCGTGGACGCCAACGTGCTGCGCGTCTTCGCCCGGTTGCTGGACCTGGACCAGCCCGTGGACACGCCAGCGGCGCGGCGGAGCATGGAAAGCGAGGCGGCACAGCTCTTGGATCCAGAAGAGCCGCGCGCCTTCAATCAGGCGCTCATGGAGCTTGGCGCGCTGGTGTGCCGACCGCGCAAGGCAGAGTGCCAAGCCTGCCCGGTGTCGGCATTCTGTCTCGCCTTCCAACGTGGGGTCGTGGCCCGGCGGCCGGTGCTCCGCCCCGGTCCGGAGACCGTGCGCATCCAGATGGCCTGCGGGGTGCTGGCCAGCCGGGGCAGGATCCTCATCCAGAAACGCCGCGCCGACGATGTGTGGCCTGGCCTGTGGGAGTTCCCCGGCGGCGTGCTGGAGGAGGGCGAACGTCCGGAGGACGCCCTTGTGCGTGAACTGCGCGAGGAGACCGCTCTCGACGTTCTGCCCGGCGGGCGCATCGCCGTGGTGCGCAGCAGCTACACCCGCTACCGCATCACCCTGCATGGCTTTTTCTGCTCGGCTGCGCACGGGGTGGATCCCGAACAGGCTTTTCGCTTGAACGAGGCCGACGAGGCGCGTTTTGTCGCCCCGGATGACTTGCGCGCCTATGCCTTCCCCTCGGGCCACGCCCGGCTTGTGGCCAAACTTCTGACGGACCTGCGCCTGGAAGCCTTTCTCGCAGCGGATTGA
- the gpmA gene encoding 2,3-diphosphoglycerate-dependent phosphoglycerate mutase — MHTLVLIRHGQSVWNLENRFTGWTDVDLSHQGLAEAQEGARLLKEGGFLFDRCHTSYLKRAIRTLWLVLERMDLMWLPVETSWRLNERHYGALQGLNKAETARQYSDEQVFQWRRSFDVPPPPLDPADPRFPGHDPRYAGLAAAELPRCESLKDTIARVMPYWHQVLAPQIRAGQRLLVAAHGNSLRGLVKYLDGMSDAEVSGLNIPTGVPLVYTLDADLRSLGRRYMGDPEAVERAARAVAEQAKA; from the coding sequence ATGCATACGTTGGTGCTCATCCGCCATGGACAGAGCGTCTGGAATCTGGAGAACCGCTTCACCGGCTGGACCGATGTCGATCTTTCGCACCAGGGGCTGGCCGAGGCCCAGGAAGGGGCGCGGCTCTTGAAAGAGGGAGGGTTCCTCTTCGACCGCTGCCACACCTCCTACCTCAAACGGGCTATACGGACGCTTTGGCTCGTGCTTGAGCGCATGGACCTCATGTGGCTGCCGGTGGAGACCAGCTGGCGGCTCAACGAACGGCATTACGGCGCGCTGCAGGGCTTGAACAAGGCCGAGACCGCCCGCCAGTACAGCGACGAGCAGGTGTTCCAGTGGCGGCGGAGCTTCGATGTGCCGCCCCCGCCGCTGGACCCCGCAGATCCTCGCTTTCCCGGCCACGATCCCCGTTACGCCGGACTTGCGGCAGCCGAACTGCCGCGCTGCGAAAGCCTGAAGGACACCATCGCCCGCGTCATGCCGTACTGGCATCAGGTGTTGGCCCCGCAGATACGGGCGGGGCAGCGGCTGCTCGTTGCCGCGCATGGCAATTCCCTGCGCGGGCTGGTCAAGTATCTCGACGGCATGAGCGATGCCGAGGTGTCCGGTCTGAACATCCCCACAGGCGTGCCCCTGGTCTATACGCTGGACGCGGACTTGCGTTCCCTGGGGCGCCGCTACATGGGCGATCCGGAGGCCGTGGAGCGCGCGGCCAGGGCCGTGGCGGAACAGGCCAAGGCATAG